The window GATCTTCTCCTACGTCGACCGCAGCGGAAGGCCGTTGGCGGCCATAGTCTTTGCCTTGTGCCTCGGCTTGCTTGCGTATCtggcgagcgtcgaggtCTATGCCGATATATTCGACTGGTTGCTGGCCATCGTCGGACTCTCCACCCTCTTTACCTGGAGCAGCATCTGTCTTTGTCACATCCGCTTTCGGAAGGCTTGGGCAGCTTCTGGCCATACTCTCAGCCAGCTGCCATTCAGGTCGCAAGCGGGTCTTCTTGGCTCATACATTGGCTTGGTCGGCAACCTTGTTGTTCTGTCATCCCAACTCTGGATGGCAATTTCacccctcgacgacggacccGGGGACCCTGCACCCGCCGCCAAGGCAAAAGGGTTCTTTCTCAAAGTCATGGCGGTGCCCGTCATCTTCCTATTTTATGTTGGGCACAAGATCTGGTTCAGAACGCGCATCATCAGCGTCTCCGCCATGGACATCGATACTGGGCGTAGCTTCACCAGACTCCCGTCAATTTCCGCAGAGGAGGAGCAACGTCGGGCCTGGCCGATGTGGAAAAGGCTGTATCGATGGGCTTGTTGAAACTAATGCCATCGCGACTCTCTAATTCTTGAATCAATTATTGTTGCTGTCCAGTCACGAAGCCGATGATGGACACGCACTTGTTGACCTATTAGGTACCAGAGGTACCCTGCTTAGCATGGACTGCAAGGCTTGCAGGGGAAAATACAGTCTACCGTGCTTTTGATCTCAACGGAACACGGCATCCATGCCTCGAGTCTCTCGGAAATGCAGTTTAATGAGTTTTGGCGACACAAAATTAGAACCTATTCATCATGTAGCTGGGTGGCCAATCTTTTCTTCATAATGATTGAATAGGATTCTCCGAGCTGCTTTCTTCCACTCGAGATTCTATCCTAGCCCACCTGCAAATGTCCCTTCAATTCCTTGATGGAATGTCACCCATCCCAATCAAACAAGCAGATACTCTAGCCGAGCTCTGGCAACCCTATATATTGGTTAGCTCGGGAGTTGAGAGTCATGGGTACCTAGCCCAAGCCATTTCCCTTTGCAAGTTGGATATAGTGTAGCGACTGGAGTGTCAAACCAAGCGAGGACAAGAAGCAATCATCTCGCCGACGCGAGTCCCCAGTCAAAGGCTAGATTAACGCGCTACTGAATTCCTTTCAAGTGTACGATGCGTCCTTCCACATGCTCACCAAGCATCCCAAGAGTCAACGGAAGGTGGCCATCGTTGGCTGGCGACTAACTGCCATCCGTTGCTCCCATGACGAGCCGAAACCGGCTGTGCTTACTcgtgtccatgtactgtgcGTGCAGATGGATGTTGGACAGACCTTTTCCCTACTCCTCTGCACTTATTTTACCTTGCCCTGCTCTGATGGTACAGGAGGCAGTGCAGCAGCAGGTGACTGACATTTCAGACAGATTAGATGCCTATTTACGTTGGCCAGTTTCGAGCATCGGGGTGCAGCATCAATACCCGATACAGGAATATATTCTATTACAGAGCACTTGCctactgcacggagtaagtacgtgtgcaagtaagcttacaaatacagtacggagcactccgtacagattGTTCCAAGTAAGTCAAGTGCTAATTAAGAATGGAGTATAATAAGCCTATATctttgtaggtgtaagtacggagtacaagtacatgcattaATTGCCAGTAacatatacggagtacttaagtaggtattcTGTAATActgccgtactccgtatacatgCTGtagaagtacggagtacaagtattacagaataagtacctacttaagtactccgtacagtacggagtacgaggtAATACGAAGTACCCCGTGCAATGTGCAtacgcctacaagtacacctgctgtgcttgtacttccaatgtactacaagtatactcgtgtatgcatgtactccgtactaaaaGGTACTTCCATGAACTGCGGAATAAAAACATCGAGATGATCTCCGATCTCGGGCTGAGCTCTCAATGTGTGGGCTCTACCCAATCGCACCACTGCTGTATGGCATTAATAATATTCACTCTCGGCCCGCCTTCAAGCTTCACCACACGTCTCACACCGCCATTGTCCGCCCGCCTCACGTCTTCACCCTCGCAGCAGCTGAGTTTCGAGAGGAGCTTGTACTCGGCAGCGAGGGAAAATGCCCCCAGTCTATCGAATTGACCGCTCCGACGTCCTGTTCCCCCCTCTCTCCTTGAGCTGCAGCCCACGATAGCCTCACTCtccgtcgctcgtcgccatcatggctGCTGACGAACCCCGGCTcccggccgcgacgacggccagtcTTCCACCTGCCATTGCCTCGCCACAGCGACCCATGATCTCGTCATCGTCTGCATCCTCCACAACCTCCATCTTCCCCGGGCAGTACCCGCGCGAGAAGCGGCAGTGGAACGTCAAAAACCTTCCCTCCCGACTGGGCACAGATCTCGTCAGCGCAACGACCGCCGGAGCCCTCATCGCCCCTCTCATATCCATCATCGACCGGTCCGTGAACCCCTCTTTCCCTTGCCCGTTCCGCTACCTAACATGGCACGGCAGCTCCATCATGGAAAACGCATCCGGTCGTGCCCCCTCCATACCGGCCTCACTCCTCTCCTCTTTCCGCAGCCTCGTCTCTTCGCCGCGCTCCATCCTTCTCTCCCGTCCGACAGCCCTCATCCTGCTCCTCTACGCAGGCACCTATCTCACGGCAAACACTCTCGATACCGTCTCCTCCGCTCTACCCCGGGATCCGTCCCTCTCACCCCCCGTCAGCGCCTCGACCGTCTCCTCCGGCCCGGCCAAGttcttctcctcgagcgcgGCCAACGTTGCCCTGTGCATTTACAAGGACCGCGCCTTCGTGCGCATGTTCGGCACCCCCACCGCTGCCGGGGCGCCAAGACCAGTCCCGCTGCCGTGCTACGCCCTCTTCACGCTGCGCGACAGCATCACCATCTTCGCGAGCTTCAACCTACCACCGCTGCTGGCTCCCTACATAGACGAGCGGCTCTCTGACGAGCTGGCCCGTCACGTCACCGGCCAGACGACAGCCCAGTTCCTcgcccctgccgccgtccaACTGTTGTCCACGCCGTTGCACCTGCTCGGGCTGGACTTGTACAATCGTCCGGGACGGCCACCCGTCATGCCGTGGGCCCATCGATGGCGCATGGTCAAATCCAACTGGCTGCTGAGCTCGGCAGCGAGGATATGTCGCATCGTACCAGCCTTTGGCGTCGGAGGGGTCGTCAATACCAAAGTTCGATACAACCTCATGAAAAGACTGGAATGAGCGAACCTGCTCGCTGTTTGCACGGCCCACGTGAATGCCGTAGACACCATCACCCGCCGTTGGCCGTCGCGTTGATGACGGTATCGGACTCTCGGGAGCACGTAGACATTGTTTGTCCCCACATGGAGGATGAATCACCAACACGGAGCGAGGAAAGACACGCAGCATCGACTGAGCTTCGTTGCCCGCGACCTCGAGGCAAGGGCCTCGGAAGGATCTCAGTCTAAGAACCTGTCCCAACAAATCATGGCTCCTCTCGTTGGACGTGGAGCAGAGATCGCGGCCACTTTGCGGCACGTCATCCATCGTCAAAGCCATGCACGAAATCCGTCAATCATCAACTCTCGTAAATCAATCAATCCGGCATTCGATCCATTGTGCTCGCTCCCGCCAAAATTCTTCATACAAGGTATCAAGCCTTCGCCGCATGCCTCGTCATAGCAACATCTCACAAAATAGCCAGCTTCCAAAACGCCGTTCCTCGCCGGGGTGAACCCGGGTAAGCAGTGTGGTAGGGTAACCAGTCCGGGTCGATCGATCGTTGCCGCAACAAAAATGTACAAAGAAAGCGGAGAAATAAAAAGAGAGAAAAGAGAAGTCGCCTCGCCGGTAGGCGAAAGACATGGTCGCGCAACGGGCACCCGACCGTGCGACCATGCATTGCCGAAAACGGTGGGAgcggggagagggggggagagggTGAGGCGGCTGGGGGAGGGCGGGTGATGTCCGCCATACTACCACTGTCGAGATGGACCACCTCTTCAGACGACCTCGACCAGGAGTGTGAGCTTCTCGTTT of the Drechmeria coniospora strain ARSEF 6962 chromosome 01, whole genome shotgun sequence genome contains:
- a CDS encoding sequence orphan → MAADEPRLPAATTASLPPAIASPQRPMISSSSASSTTSIFPGQYPREKRQWNVKNLPSRLGTDLVSATTAGALIAPLISIIDRSVNPSFPCPFRYLTWHGSSIMENASGRAPSIPASLLSSFRSLVSSPRSILLSRPTALILLLYAGTYLTANTLDTVSSALPRDPSLSPPVSASTVSSGPAKFFSSSAANVALCIYKDRAFVRMFGTPTAAGAPRPVPLPCYALFTLRDSITIFASFNLPPLLAPYIDERLSDELARHVTGQTTAQFLAPAAVQLLSTPLHLLGLDLYNRPGRPPVMPWAHRWRMVKSNWLLSSAARICRIVPAFGVGGVVNTKVRYNLMKRLE